The nucleotide window TGCTGTAGCCGGACAACTGTGCCTCTGTCAAACCACCACAGCGTTTATGTTTCTTCGGTTGGTCGATCATCATATGGCCAGTCTCAGGGATCTCGGGCTCTCGGAGTACGAAGCTCGAGCGTATCGGGCACTGCTTAATACCGGACCAACAACAGCCAAGGAGTTGTCGCGCGCGAGCGACGTGCCGATGGGGCGGATCTACGACGTGCTAAACAGCATCGAGCAGTACAACCTCGTCCGGAGCCAAACCGCGAGTCGACCGAAAAAGTACGTCGCCGTCGAGCCCGCGACGGCGCTGGATCGACTGCTCGACGACAAGAAACGCGAACTCGAAGAGAAAGCCGATCAGTACGAGTCGATCGTCGACGACCTCTCCGACGAACTCGACGCCGCCGAGCCGGTCGAAGACCAATTCTGGACCGCCGCCGTCGGCCCCGATGAGACGATCGATCTCCTGCTCGAGCGGCTCGCGGCCGCCGACGATCACATCGTGATGGTCTCGGCCGATCCCGCCCCCCAGTGGGACATGCAGGCTGTCAGCGAAACGGTCAACGCTCATCTCGAGGACGCCCTCGATCGGGGCGTCTCGGTCGATCTCCTGATGACGCGCGAG belongs to Natronorubrum aibiense and includes:
- a CDS encoding TrmB family transcriptional regulator, with protein sequence MASLRDLGLSEYEARAYRALLNTGPTTAKELSRASDVPMGRIYDVLNSIEQYNLVRSQTASRPKKYVAVEPATALDRLLDDKKRELEEKADQYESIVDDLSDELDAAEPVEDQFWTAAVGPDETIDLLLERLAAADDHIVMVSADPAPQWDMQAVSETVNAHLEDALDRGVSVDLLMTREMVGSLSEAVGRRYRETLQQRADFDVRTNDDITGSFNIIDGVEVCIQVPNPLSSGEAFGMIDLKDPEFAANVHEEFVPRWDEAEPLEF